Within Conexibacter woesei DSM 14684, the genomic segment CAGTGGAATCAGCAAGATCGTGATCGTCACGGCCAGCAACAGCGGAGAAGTCCGGGCGACAGTCGTCAGCCGATGCCGTCGCACGATCCACAGAACGGCCGCGACTACAGCAAAGGGCCACACGACTGTCGCGAGGAGGTCGTGATCGCTTTGAAGGACTTGACCCGCCGCAAGCACGAACCACGCCAAGACGAGCAAGGCTGCGGCCGCTTGTACACCAACCCAGACACCGATCAACGCGAGCACGAGGCAAGCGACCGCCAAGAGCCCGAGCCAAGCCAAGATCCCGATATCCAGCCAGTCGGCGAGCACGGACGCAACACCCAGCCCGAACCCAACCATAACGGTGTAACTCGTCAGGGTCGATATCTCCGTGTTGCTCCGAGATTCGCCTCTGCACAACGCTTTGAATCCATCATCACGAAGCGCGCGGATCAGCAGGGGGCGGAGTTCTGGAGCGTCGGGGTCGTACTGCGGAACAACCCCGTCATTGTCGGTCTCCGTGCCCACTAACGCAGCCTATGGTTGAGCGATCTGAGATGTCGCACCAGATCCAGGCTTGCGCGGCACCGCCAGCGCCAGCGCCGCCAAAGATCAGGACGCAGCCCCGTGCGCACGCCGGCCTCGCAGGTCCATCTACCGGGCGGGTTCTGAACACCAACCCCCGACCGGGTACCGGTTCGTGGCGGTGCGGGAACTGCGGTAGGGATCGCACCGGCTATGCCTCGCGAAAGGCGCCTCGGGCACCATCTCGGGTAGTCGGCTCGACGGCACGGCGTCCGCGCTCGCACGTACCCTCCGACGCGCCATGTCGGAGCGCCTTGCACAGATTCGCGGCGAAACGCAGATGCTCTTCACTCAGGCCGACCTTGCGGACTGGCTGGCATCACTGCAAAGCAACTGCCAGGCAAAAATCTCCGACGCAAGCGAGGATGAGTTGCTCGGCGCGGATGTGGATGCCTGGGTGGCCCAGGTCGCCGAGGCGTTCACCGTCGAGCCCGTTGTGATCCGCCGCGATGAGGTCGAGCTGGAGGACGTCGGCGAGTCCCAGGTCGACGTTCGCTATGACCAGAACCGAGCCATCTTCGACACTACCCAACCTTTCCTGATCCCGGGACGCAGGGCGGTCATTCATATCCCGTTCACGGGCGATGAGACGCTGCTGCGATGTCGCCCACGGCAGTGGTCGATGAGCCCACCCCGCGCGGCCATCGGTAAAGACGAGATCAAACTGTTCTTCGAGTGGCCGCACGACCATAAACCCCCGATCAAGACGACGACCGACGCACTCATCGCGGCTATCGAGCAGCACGCGAGCTGGCAACAACCCGACATCGAGGCCCACAACCGCGACCTGCCGGGCCTCGCACGCCACGCCATCGCCACGCGACGTCAACGGGTACTCGCCGACCGCGAGCATCTCGACGGCCTCGGCATCCCTGTGCGCCGCAGCACCGACGCACCACGAACGTTTTCCGCGCCCGGCATCACGCGCCGACCGTCGCCCACGCCGCCTCGGCAAAGAGCCGCAGCCTCGACGCCGCTCGAACCCACTCTCGTCGGCGAGTTCTACGCGCATATCCTGGGTGTCGTCTCGGCGATGGCTCGCGGCATGGAACGCACGCCCGGCAACTACGCCAGCTGGGACGAGGAACAGCTCCGCGATGCACTGCTCGTTCTTCTCAATACGCACTACGAGGGCCAGGCCACAGGCGAAACCTTCAACAAGAGCGGCAAGACCGACATCCTCATCCGTGTCGAGGACCGCAACGTGTTCGTCGCCGAGTGCAAGTGGTGGTCAGGACCTGCGGCGTTCGCGCTGCCTGACCGCGAGGAGTCATCTGCGCTCGACCAGCTGCTCGGGTACACGACCTGGCGCGATGCCAAGCTCGCGCTCGTGATGTTCGTGGATCGCAAGGACATGGGTCGTGTCCTCGCGGCCGCCCGGGAAACGCTCGCCAACCATCCAGCCTTTGAGGATTGGCAACAGGGCTCGACTGAGGGTGAGTTGCGCTGCCGGGTGCGGTTACCCGACCACGAGGAGCGCCGCGCCGACCTGGCGGTGGTCTTCGTGCACCTGCCGCGCGACTAGCAAGACGCGTCGCTACATGCTTCTCGTCGTCAAGTCGCCGTCTCGGATGCCAGGGCACATTGGACCTGGCGGAGGTAGCGGGAGCGACGGGGGTCAAACCCCCGATTTACACTTCGGATCGAGATTCGGCTCTAAGCGGCACGACATCGACCCCGGCAACCCGCGCTCGCACTTGCGCGGCGCGCAGAACGTCGGCGATGCGCTGCACCCGGTCGGGGCCTGACAGCGATTGCGGCCACGCCGCCGGCTCGTGCACTGCGATCTCGAAGTCGAGATCGGGGGCGTCGGATGGCACGCTGCCCAGCCGCAGACCGTAGATCACGGGATTGAACCGCGCGCGGCGAAGTGCTTTCCCGCCACGTCCTCATCGGCTGCACGAACGCGGACGGGCACCTGTGTGGTGGGGTTCATCGCCTCGAACGTGGCGAGCCGATTTGCGAGGACCGCCTTCCAGGGGAACCGCACCCGAAGCCCTTTGCCGAGGGCGTCCACGGCGAGCGCGACGACCGCGCTCACGCTCGCCTTCGCGACGGGACCATTGACCGACACGATCGCGACGGTCACGGCCGCCACAACTGGCAACACGCGTATGAGCGCGTAGGTTGCGAAGGCGGCCACAACGCGCCACAGGCACTTGACGCCCTCGAACTCGCAGAGCGCCGCAGCCATGTCGCGAACGGAACGCTCGGGGACGGCCACCGCCATGAGTCTCGCCCGCCTACTCGCGCCCGAGCGCTTCGGCTTGTGCCTTGAACCGCGCGCGAGCGGCAGACATGGTGTCGTGGAAGGGATGGTGGCGATTGTCGCGGAGGTTGAGCGGAGGAGTCAGCGACGCGATCACTGCCGCCTCGACGATCCACGGGTCTTCGATGGGACGACCGTCCCCGAACCACATACTCGCGCCGCGCGGCAGTTCCAGCTCTCGTGCTGCCCCGTGCAGCTGCGGTTCGGACTCGCACGACATGCCGACCGTCATCTCCGGCTATCGGCCGTCGTGACATAGCCAGGCGAGTAGCGCTCCATGACAGCAGCGGCCATCTCGGAAACACCGACGAACTCCTCGGCGATGATCCGCGAGGAGAGACGTCCGGGGTCCAGCTTCCCGAAAGAGTGCAGATGCTCGGGCTTCGGATGGATCGCGGCGTTGCGCAGCGCGAGCGCTCGCTTGAAGCTCGCCCACAACAGCGCCGAGTGCTTGATCGACTGAAGCCCGAGTGCGGCCGGGAGCGCATCGCCGAAGCGTTCCTTGGTCTTCAGCCACAGGATCTGCTCGCGATCGAGTCTCTCGCCAACCCGCTTCCCTGCCTTCGGGGTATAGACGGCATCGACCGGCAGGATCTCCGCCGCAAACGCCTCCAACGCCTCCATAGCAGTGATACACGCGCGCGCTCCGAGATGCTGGAGGTCCACGATCGCCGTGCTGTCGGCAATGTGGATTTCGCCATCGGACTGCCGTTTACGGCTCTTCCGAGCCCGGGCGAGCAACTGCACGGCGCGCTTCTCGTCCCTGCGGGCGTCGAGCAGGAGCACGTACGGCATCAGCGCCTCGTAGAACCGGACCTCGCCCACACCCGGCATCTCCGCCACCGCGACCGCCGCGAGGATGTCACCCACTCTGAGCCCGGGCGCCTCCATGGTTACGCGGGCCTGACGGACACGCCGGTCCACCAGTGCTGACGGCTTCGTCGGCGCCGGACCCTTCTTTCGCTGCCTGCGCTTGCTTGTCATCTGCGCGGAGAGTAGGTCCCGCCCGCTACTCGATTCAAGAGACGCCCCGCCTGCCTGTGCAGCACAAGGGCAGATTCGCGAGTCGTCATTTCACGCCCACCTCCGAAACAAGGCATGGCGTGACGACAAGGTTCGGCACCGCATCGAGGTCCGCCGGCTGAACCGCCCCGTCGGAACGCTGGCCGCGACCGGGCGCGGGCCGTGCCCGCGCCGTTCCCACGTCAGATTCGCGCCTCACGCGCTACGCGCCGGTGAGGTCGGGCATCCCACGGAAACGGCGGTACGCCGCCCGGATTGCGGATGCGTTCTCTCCACAGACGTCGATGCGACCTTCGAGTACGTCGCGGTCCCTGGTCGGGGGTGCCGCGGCGCGCAGGTAGTCCACTGTGGCGCCGCCGAGCACGTCGACCGCGATGAGCAGCGGCGCTACCGCCAACCCTTCGTCGAAGGTCGCGCGGGGGAGAAAGCGGCCGTCGGGCTGCACCTCAAGGTGATGCTGGACGAGCTCCTGCCACGCCCCGTGCACGTAGCTGCTCTGAACGCCGAAGTACGGGCCGTAGAGGTCTTCGACGCCGAGCGCTTTAAACCGTCCGAACGCCCCGCCCTTGGACCAGGGTGCCCGGGATACGGGGTCAACATCCTCTGGCTCGACTTCCGCCGTCCGGAAGGCAGCCTCGATTCCCTCAAGCATTCCGTGCTCCATT encodes:
- a CDS encoding GIY-YIG nuclease family protein; the protein is MTVGMSCESEPQLHGAARELELPRGASMWFGDGRPIEDPWIVEAAVIASLTPPLNLRDNRHHPFHDTMSAARARFKAQAEALGRE